A portion of the Magnolia sinica isolate HGM2019 chromosome 17, MsV1, whole genome shotgun sequence genome contains these proteins:
- the LOC131230503 gene encoding probable leucine-rich repeat receptor-like protein kinase At1g35710 encodes MAIHKSLPFAFLLILLAFLSFQVISFATAAPSSTLSEAEALMKWKASLSASQALHSWSLPSANSTTNIISPCNWTGISCNILGTVTRISLPSVGLQGKLDNLSFQSFPNLLHLDLSDNTLIGTIPAHLEPLYKLTFLNLSANEIIGSIPLEIGNLVNLNELDLSINHLDGSIPSTIGNLTKLSILYLDRNQISGSIPSQIGNLQALVELSLFQNNLTGRIPLALGNLSNLAFLYLYDTQVSGSIPPEVGNLVNLRELDMPTNLLTGSIPSTLGNLSMLTLLHLFQNQFSGLIPTELGNLKNLVELELYSNNLTGPMPPALGNLSNLTILYLYETQVSGSIPPEIGNLVNLKQLDLSANLLTGSIPSTLGNLSMLTLLYLFENQFSGSIPPEVGNLVNLMELDLSINHLNGSIPSTLGNLTKLTFLYLFENQISGSIPLEVGNLKSLNELALYSNNLTGPIPPALGNLSNLKKLYLGSIPPKTGNLVNLRKLDMPTNLLIGSIPSTLGNLSMLTVLHLYKNQFSGSIPPEIGNLVNLRDLKLSSNLLTGSIPSTLGNLSMLTVLYLFENQFSGSIPPEIGNLVNLKELDMSTNLLTGSIPSTLGNLTKLTVLYLDDCQLSGSLPQEMTNMTNLSQLQLDGNNFSGHLPQLCHGGSLEAFIAFNNHFTGEIARTFRNCTSLTRVRLNGNRLAANVSEAFGVYPHLIFMDVSDNMLFGELSPHWGECQNLTKLQLSGNNITGRIPPQFGQLGQLRVLDLSSNHLVGEIPKEFGRLASLFNLTLNDNQLSGQLPQEIGNLSNLEILDLSMNHLSGPIPPQLGDCSKLHFLKLSENVLNGSIPFQIGNLVYLQGLLDLSHNSLNGKIPPQLAKLASLEILNVSHNMLSGSIPPSFDGMVSLQSIDFSYNVLEGPLPSSKAFQKAPTDAFIKNKGLCGEVQGLRPCNASSISHGDARKRHKVVILIILLFSVFFLLFAIVGIISSIYYQRRRRIEKEVLERSEGNTFSTWNHDGICTFEDIAEATEGFHDKYCIGTGGYGKVYKANLPAGQVVAVKKLHTLEGGNQSDQRSFRNEIKALTEIRHRNIVKLYGFCSNARCSFLIYEYMEGGSLASILSNDEGAAQLDWTLRVNVIKGVAHALSYMHHDCTLPIVHRDLSSNNVLLNSKLEASVSDFGTARLLIPDSSNWTALAGTCGYIAPELAYTMRVTEKCDVYSFGVVALEVMMGSHPGELISSLSSSSRQDTLLKDMLDQRLSDPMADVAQEVLFVVSMALACIRPDPDSRPTMRHVAQELSIRGSSFSLQPFHAVTLRQLMDLKA; translated from the exons ATGGCCATACACAAATCTCTCCCCTTTGCTTTTCTACTCATTTTGTTagcctttctttctttccaagtAATATCATTTGCAACAGCAGCACCATCATCCACACTCTCAGAAGCAGAGGCTCTCATGAAATGGAAAGCCAGCCTCTCAGCATCACAGGCTCTCCATTCATGGTCTCTTCCTTCTGCTAATTCTACCACCAACATAATCTCTCCTTGCAACTGGACTGGGATCTCATGCAACATCCTTGGAACTGTAACAAGGATAAGCCTACCCAGTGTAGGTTTGCAAGGTAAGCTCGATAACTTGAGTTTCCAGTCATTTCCAAACCTCCTTCATCTTGATCTCAGCGACAACACACTCATAGGAACCATTCCAGCCCATCTTGAACCTCTTTACAAACTCACGTTCCTGAATCTGTCTGCAAATGAAATAATTGGATCAATACCTCTGGAAATAGGGaatcttgtgaatttgaatgagCTTGACTTGTCCATTAACCATCTAGATGGTTCCATCCCTTCCACTATAGGAAATCTGACAAAGCTTTCCATCTTGTACCTGGACCGAAATCAAATCTCTGGCTCCATTCCTTCACAAATCGGGAATCTACAAGCTCTGGTTGAATTGTCGTTGTTCcaaaacaatctgactggtcGGATTCCTcttgctttaggtaatttgagcaaCCTTGCATTTTTGTATCTCTACGATACCCaagtttctggttcaattccaccTGAAGTAGGGAATCTGGTTAATCTCAGAGAGCTTGACATGCCCACtaaccttctaacaggttctatcccttccactttaggaaacTTGTCCATGCTCACTCTTCTTCATCTGTTTCAAAATCAATTCTCTGGTTTAATTCCTACAGAATTAGGGAATCTAAAGAATCTGGTGGAGCTAGAATTATACAGTAACAATCTGACTGGTCCCATGCCTCCTGCTTTAGGCAATTTGAGCAACCTTACAATTTTGTATCTCTATGAAACCCaagtttctggttcaattccgCCAGAAATAGGGAATCTAGTTAATCTCAAGCAGCTTGACTTGTCCGCtaaccttctaacaggttctatcccttccactttaggaaacTTGTCCATGCTCACTCTTCTTTATCTGTTCGAAAATCAATTCTCTGGTTCTATTCCACCTGAAGTAGGGAATCTGGTTAATCTTATGGAGCTTGACTTGTCCATTAACCATCTAAATGGttccatcccttccactttagggaacttgacaAAGCTAACTTTCCTCTACCTCTTTgagaatcaaatttctggttctattCCTCTAGAAGTTGGGAATTTAAAAAGTCTCAATGAGTTAGCATTGTACAGTAACAATCTGACTGGTCCcatccctcctgctttaggtaatttgagcaaCCTTAAAAAATTGTATCTTGGTTCAATTCCCCCAAAAACAGGGAATCTGGTTAATCTCAGAAAGCTTGACATGCCCACTAACCTTCTAataggttctatcccttccactttaggaaacTTGTCCATGCTCACTGTTCTTCATCTGTACAAAAATCAATTCTCTGGTTCTATTCCACCAGAAATAGGGAATCTGGTTAATCTCAGGGATCTCAAGCTATCCAGTAACCTTCtgacaggttctatcccttccactttaggaaacTTGTCCATGCTCACCGTTCTTTATCTGTTCGAAAATCAGTTCTCTGGTTCTATTCCACCAGAAATAGGGAATCTGGTTAATCTCAAAGAGCTTGACATGTCCACtaaccttctaacaggttctatcccttccactttagggaacttgacCAAGCTTACTGTTTTGTACCTTGATGACTGTCAATTATCTGGTTCCTTGCCTCAAGAAatgacaaacatgacaaatcTTTCTCAACTCCAGTTGGATGGCAACAACTTCTCTGGCCACTTACCTCAGTTATGCCACGGTGGATCTCTTGAAGCCTTCATTGCTTTCAACAACCATTTCACCGGTGAGATCGCAAGAACCTTCAGAAACTGCACTAGCTTAACCAGAGTGCGACTCAATGGAAACCGACTTGCTGCAAATGTATCGGAAGCCTTTGGTGTATACCCTCACCTAATATTCATGGATGTCAGTGACAACATGTTGTTTGGTGAACTCTCACCACATTGGGGAGAATGCCAAAACTTAACAAAGTTACAACTCTCCGGGAACAATATCACTGGTAGAATTCCTCCTCAGTTTGGGCAGTTGGGGCAGCTAAGAGTGCTTGATCTTTCTTCAAACCATTTAGTAGGAGAGATTCCAAAGGAATTTGGGAGGCTGGCTTCTTTGTTCAACTTGACTTTAAATGATAACCAGCTTTCTGGTCAGTTACCACAAGAGATTGGAAACCTATCCAATTTGGAGATTTTGGATCTGTCAATGAATCACCTAAGTGGTCCAATACCACCTCAATTAGGGGATTGCTCCAAACTTCATTTTCTGAAATTGAGTGAAAATGTTTTGAACGGAAGCATTCCTTTTCAGATTGGTAACCTAGTATACCTACAGGGTTTATTAGATCTAAGTCACAACTCCCTCAATGGAAAGATACCTCCACAACTTGCGAAATTGGCTAGTCTGGAAATTTTAAACGTCTCTCACAACATGTTGTCAGGTTCCATTCCACCTTCTTTTGATGGGATGGTCAGCTTAcaatccattgatttttcatacaatgttTTGGAAGGTCCTCTTCCTAGCAGCAAAGCCTTTCAGAAGGCTCCGACAGATGCATTCATAAAAAACAAAGGCTTATGTGGTGAAGTCCAAGGTTTGCGACCTTGCAATGCCTCTTCAATAAGTCATGGTGATGCAAGGAAACGCCACAAAGTTGTGATCCTCATTATTCTTCTCTTCTCagtattttttcttttatttgcaaTTGTCGGCATAATTTCTTCCATTTattatcaaagaagaagaagaatagagaaaGAGGTTCTTGAAAGGAGCGAAGGAAATACATTTTCAACATGGAATCATGATGGGATTTGCACGTTTGAAGACATTGCGGAGGCAACAGAGGGTTTTCATGACAAATACTGCATTGGAACTGGAGGGTATGGGAAAGTTTACAAAGCAAATCTACCAGCAGGCCAGGTagtagctgtgaagaaacttCACACACTCGAAGGTGGGAATCAATCTGATCAAAGAAGTTTTAGGAATGAGATAAAAGCATTAACGGAAATCCGCCATCGCAACATTGTGAAACTTTATGGCTTCTGTTCCAATGCTCGATGCTCATTTCTAATCTACGAGTACATGGAAGGGGGAAGCTTGGCAAGCATCTTAAGCAACGATGAAGGAGCTGCACAGTTGGATTGGACTTTGAGGGTGAATGTTATCAAAGGTGTGGCTCATGCTTTATCTTACATGCATCATGATTGTACCCTGCCGATTGTCCATCGAGACCTATCAAGCAATAATGTTCTGTTGAATTCAAAACTGGAGGCTAGTGTCTCTGACTTTGGAACTGCACGATTGCTGATACCCGATTCCTCAAATTGGACTGCACTCGCAGGCACTTGCGGATACATCGCTCCGG AGCTTGCATATACAATGAGGGTGACTGaaaaatgtgatgtatatagctTTGGTGTTGTGGCACTTGAAGTGATGATGGGAAGTCATCCTGGGGAGCTCATCTCCTCTTTGTCATCATCAAGTAGACAAGATACACTGCTAAAAGATATGTTGGACCAACGTCTCTCAGATCCGATGGCTGATGTTGCACAGGAAGTCTTATTTGTGGTATCCATGGCTCTTGCATGCATTCGGCCAGATCCAGACTCTCGGCCAACCATGCGACATGTGGCTCAGGAGCTTTCTATTAGAGGGTCTTCTTTCTCTCTACAGCCATTCCATGCAGTTACATTACGTCAACTGATGGATCTGAAGGCATAG